Within the Phycodurus eques isolate BA_2022a chromosome 15, UOR_Pequ_1.1, whole genome shotgun sequence genome, the region CACTTAAACGTCATTCATCAGTCatgcatgcattcattcattcaccatcaatccatccatcattttacCATTCATTATTCCATCATTCGTTCATCCTTACATCTttgattcattcatccatccatctatccaccCTTCCATCTTTCTATGTATCCGTCACGCATTCATTGAGTCATCCATTCATCTCTCTATCGAGCCGCCATCCATCCGTCGGTCATGCATTCATCCGTCCTtgaatccattcattcattctttcatccatgcatccatctatCCCCCATGCACGTATTGATTCATCTATCTATCATTCATCCATCATTCTTTCCTCCCaaccatttatccatccatgcattcatTTCTTCAtccgtcatccatccatcaccgATGAGGTCACTGCTTttcgtgtgcgcgtgcgcgagGCAGTCTCCTGTCCAGCCGGCTGGAGGACGCCCGGAGGACGGCGTGCGGGGACGGACGCTCGGCTTGTCTGCTTTGCGGCGCCACCTTCGGGCCGGGCGGTGTCACGGCCGCCCTTTGTGTCGGCTGCAGGAAGGTACGCGTGACATCGTCAAATCCTAAATCGTAAAAGTTGGGGGGGGGTGCACGCCCCCAGTGCCCCCTCGGTTCCACCGCCTCTGATCATTGTATATTATtgtggtttttaaaaaataataataataaataaataataataataatcatttgtaAGTATTACAAAGAACTTTCAGTTTTGGGAGAGCATACGGAATACAGGGTGttaatttttccccaaaaaaagaaataaaacatttagaaTTAATGACAggtgaaataaaatatgaagtttcaaaaaagattcaatgaaatgttaatttgttCCACTTATTCCAAATATTTCATGCCATTTTTAATTATGAAATGAGATTTATTCAGTGGCATTTGAATTATTGAAggacttttttaattgaatggtATGTCAAATGATTGACATTTGGCCTGtaatttgtcattatttgttgtatttttatttatttaatgagattTTAGATGTGCATTTTAAATCAtctatcatttttttcaaagtctTATGTCACGATATtatgtttgtgtaccaataaaTAAGCTGCTTACATAATTGAAATACTAATTCATCTGAAACAGTGAATTGGATTGATGACAATAGGGTTAAAGAAACaggaattgtttaaaaataagaatacaaataaatgaacaaaacgCATTGTtctatccatttatttttaatggtcaTTGTATCACTTCAAAACGACGATTTATTCAATTCAGTAAAATACAATGAAGTCCGTGAAACGATGCCTTTATCTTAGGAGCAAAGACAACTAACTGCAAATGTATCgatctatatgtatatatgtatatatgtatatgtattgtattgtatcttGTTGATTTTGACGGACGAGCAAATAGATTGACTCGATGACAAGAAAAGCAACGTCGTTGCCGTTTGCAGCAGGTGTGCCGCGATTGCGTCGCCCGCGGCGGCTCGACGCCGTGGCGCTTGTGCGCCTTCTGCAAAGAACATCGAGAAGTGAGCGAGTCCGCGAGCCGCGCCGGCAGAAGCCCCTCGCCGCGCGCTCAACGCCCCCTCCTCTCCCTGGGCGCAGGTGCAGAAGCGTTCCGGAGCCTGGTTCTTTCGGGGCCGGGACCCCCGCGTCCTCCCCGGCCCGCCGCCCGCCAACGCGGACGACCCCGACGGTAGGTAAAATATGACATGGGGGCGCTCCGGTGAACCCCGTCTGACGGCGGGAAAATGCAGGATGTTCTTACAAGAATGAGGCAGCAGGTGGATCGCGGTCTATTAGGCGATCAAATATTAGCACATCACTACGGTGGATTCACGTCATTTCTGTCGATCATAAttgctttgtctttttgtcatgAAAAATCCTCTCAATTAAGTACGCGATGATTTAAATAGGCCAAGCAATCGACCACAAAACCTTGGCTCTTGTCGAAATATACCGATTCGAAAAGATTCCCTTCTTTTAAATAAATTCACGAAAGAGCAACATCTTAAGAATAACACTTTTTGGAGTATTTGTGCCATTAAATCTATGGATGATGATAAACATTTACATGACATTACATTCACATGCCTCAAATCTTCCCgagaaatacattaaaaaaaaaaaaaaataacattaaaaaatgaaatggatgAAATGTCGAAATGTGAACGTGTATGAATTAGAAGATTTAAATATGATTCAAATCTTCCATGTAAGTAAGTGGATACATCTCGATCATAATCATAAAATcttcccctccccccaccccccaaaaacatcACAATAACCATGTTAATAATGGtgaatagtttttatttaaaatattttgacattgtCAATCTTGCCAAGAAATGAAAATAGTTACGGTCGTAATACACGCTTTCATTACGaattataaaaacacaaacatgattGAAGTCTTCCAAATAAGTCACTGGAAAGTCCAtagtaatcatcatcataaaaaaaaaaaaaaaaaaaaaggtgtcagAAATTCTCCAGTCAAAATgccttgtcatgtttttttaaatgaacaatatattccttggaaaaaaaacatgattcaaGTACACAAATGTAAGAGCGTCGCACAGGAATTGCAGAAGCAAAGCGGCACCGTGCGCAGAGGACCGCGGCCGAAAACCAAGTCCCGACTGCGAGCGGCGGCCAAATCCGGCACGGGACGCGTCCGGCCGCAAACCCCGCCGGCGTCGAGGAGGACGAAGACGCCGAAGACTCGGATGACGCAAGTGAGACCGGCTTTTGGCTCTGTCCtggctaccccccccccccccccaccaccatctGAAGTCGTCTCCTTTTGCTTTGGCGGCCAAAGCCACGCGGGGGTGTCTGGAGTTCAGTCTGCTCTACGAGCAAGAACGCCGCCAACTGCAATGCTGCGTCATCAAGGCCAAGGTCCGCACAGCGTCGCGTCTTTCCTTATTCATCCACTTCACTTTGCATGCATTTGACATGATAAAGGTCATTCAAAGCGCCTCAACCTTGACTGCACATGTaccaacccaaacacacacaatgtccTGAACTTCTATTTGTATTGGTTGAATTCGTAATTGGCATTTATTTCATTCAAATAAGtatttcatgacttttatttttatttttatttttttccttcgcTGTGCGTGTCAGGGCTTAAAGCCGATGGACTCCAACGGCCTGTCGGACCCTTACGTCAAGCTGCACCTGCTGCCGGGCGCCAGTAAGGTACTTGCCCTGTCGCCATAGCAACCGCGGGATGCTAGTCGCTAGGTAGCTTAGCGTATGTAGCTTTTGAGGAAACAACTTGGAAAGGAATGCGTAGCAAGGAGCACCTACAGTGGTCAGTGCGCATTTAGTGGCCCAACAGAGCCACCAGATGGCGCTGGTTTTctttacaaaatgtgttttgcatgtATGTACAGCGTCGCGACTCCGGCTTGTAGATGAGTCGTGATGACATTTCCAAGCAGTGTTCCTGTTTTGTGCCCAGGGGCGCATGTGCTCGTTTTTTCAGGCAAacccgccttttttttttccttccaaaatCCTTAATTCCAACGAAACAACTCAACAAATTTCAGGGAAAGTTGAGGCCCACAGTTGGCGGTGACTGTGCATTAGGGGCAGTGCCCCATCACAGCCGCCAGAATGTGTTGATTTCTTGCATTCttaaatgtgcatttttccGTCTTGTGTGGTGCAGTCCAACAAGCTTCGCACCAAGACGCTGAAGAACACTCTGAACCCGACGTGGAACGAGACTCTCGTCTATCACGGCATCACCGATGAAGAAATGTCCCGGAAGACCTTACGGTACCACCGACTTGTCCGCCGCCTCAATTGTGCCATACGAGTGGTCACGGTTGTCAAGGTGGCGCTGTATTtatgtacatttacatttaacgtCGTTCGCGTTGTCTTTGTCCTTCGGGCTGTCGGTGAGCGACGAGGACAAGTTCGGACGCAACGACTTCATCGGGGAGACGCGAGTGGCGCTGAAGAAGCTCAAGTTCAACCAGAAGAAGAAATTCAACGTGTGCTTGGAGAGAGTTATCCCGGTAAAATGCGTCACGGATGAAAaataccctaaaaaaaaaaaaacccaactccAATAATTACTCCATGTTTGATCGCGCGCTAAAAGTACACGAATAAATGTGTTGTTTACAGGAACTTTATGGTTCAGATTAGCGGCTTTTTAATGTGACGTAGAAATGTGGCTATTATATAGCATCCCGGGGCACGGCGCCATCTGCCCCACACGTGCTCGTCTTTTCGGGCTCTGTTAGCGAGAAAGCTTGAACGTTTTGTAACAGCCTCTGGCTTGTGTTCTGCAGCCAAACGCGTAAGTGACTCTGCATGAGGGGCAGGAGGCGCAGTGCCCCATGCCAGCCAGCAGAGGTCGCTGCGTTTCTTTCCAAAGTAGCGTATCTCACTTTTTGTTGGCAGGTGAAAAAAGTCGTCGGCGGTCAATCTCGAGGAATGGCGCTCTATGAGGATGACGTAAGAAAGCTGTCAGTCAGAATATGTGCATTCATACGCATACACTGCATCTACATTGACTCGCGGGTTTAATCGCTTCTGTGACCATGCAAGtcggctctccttgcccacatgccaggGCGTAAGACTGCCTCAAATTGCTCCATGATTTTCACTTGGTCCAAAATGTGACTTTCAAGCCCAGCTCGCTTGTCACGTTGATTCGTTAAGCCGGCGCCACCGCGTACGTAGATGCGTCCGATGCCGTGCAGGTGGACGAGGGCGAGGACGGCGAGGAGCGAGGTCGCATCCTGGTTTCCCTGCGCTACGACAGCCGACGGGGTCGTCTGATCGTGGGCGTGGTCCGCTGCGCCCACCTGGCCGCCATGGACGTCAACGGATACTCGGACCCTTTTGTCAAAGTGTACGACGAGCGCACGTACGACGGGATACTACGTCCGAAACTCCTATCGTTGCTGAATTCACCTTCTCATCGTCATCGCTCTCACCTTTTCCTTTCACAATCCTCCTCATCCGCTCACCTTCATCCCGTCACCCTCACGTTGTCCCGCTCAGGTGTCTGAAGCCTGACATGGGGAAGAAAGGCAAGAACAAGACGCAGACCAAGAAGAAGACTCTCAATCCAGAGTTCCAGGAGGTCTGTCGCATCTCATCTAAGGGTGAATGAATGACAAAACGAACAAATAACGGCTTGTACGCATACGTGGATGTATGTCACAATGAATGAGCGGATGCATGAATGGGTGAGTGACTCAATGAATAAGTGAACAAATGTTATAAATGAATGTGAATCAATCAATGTGTGAATAAATGACTGAATAAACCAATGATCGGGTGGATGAAGAAATGTATGAATGACTGAATGGTTGAATGAGTAAATTAATGAATGTTGGGCGTATCAATGAATGcatgaattaatgaatgcatgaatgcttgaatgaatgaataaaaaaaaaaaccaacggGTACGTGAATCAATGTGACTGAATAAACAACGAATGTATGAATTGGTGAATGACTGATTCGCGAATGAACGATTGACCGAACTCGCTGAGGGTGTAGCGGTCCACTCGCCCGACTGGTGCGGGCGGCCAGGCTTCGGTTCCCGCTCAGCGACGGCGCGGGCGGTTGTCGCCGTCGAGACGTGCCCCGCGACTGACCGGctaccggttcggggcgtagtgcgcctttcgcccgaagtccgctgggataggctgcggcgCCCCGCGGCCCGAAGCGggataagcgctgttgaaaatggatggatggatggaggattgACCCAATGTATAAATTagcgaatgaatgaatgaatgaatgaatgaatgaatgatgcttGCAGGAGTTCAGTTATGAGATCAAGCACGGCGAGCTGGCCAAGAAGACTCTGGACATTTCCGTGTGGGACTACGACATGGGCAGGTCCAACGACTTCATCGGTGAGCGGAGCCGGCCGATGCGAACGCGCTAACCTCTGCTCGCTGGAAACGCGCGTTTGCGTTTGCGTTTGCGTTCGCAGGCGGCTGCCAGCTGGGCATCGGGGCTCAGGGCGAGCGCCTGAAGCACTGGTACGAGTGTCTGAAGAACAAAGACGAGAAGATCGAACGCTGGCATCTGCTGCTCAACGACAACAGCGGCGGACGCTTTgacgactaaaaaaaaaaaaaggccttttgccgcccctccccctcctcctcctcgctacTTCCCGGCCGTCGCCATTTTATGTTTACCTCCTCCGGGGAACGTTTCCGTCAATTGGTCCTTGTTGTTTTGGATGCATGTTGTGTCGCGGTCAATAAACAATCACGCACCTGAACACGCCTCTCGACCAATTCGATCACCCGGCGCCCACCTTCTTTGAGCAAAGACACCTCTGAGTTTCATTGACGACGGTGCGCTTGAGTGAACGCCTCCGTCATAACAGGACGCGCGAAAAGGTCTCGGGGGCCTGCGCCCCAAAATTCAAAAGTCCGCCGTTTTGCTCACATCAACTTTCAAAGTTATTGATTTCATTCGTGAGTCATCGAGACAGTGTGTTGATGAGTGAGCGGGCTATTCAGTTAGTCGTGTTCATTAGTGAGTTAGGTAGTTTGAAATTTAGTAGGCTAATGAGTTAGCTAGATGGTGAGTAATTAGTGAGCAAGTTATCGAGGGATTGAGAATGCTAGTTCGCCAGTCAGTCAGCTAGCAGGAGTGAGTTAGCCCGTTAGTTTGGAGGATTGGCCTCTTTTTTCGGGGGTTGCATCAGTGGCCGACTTGGGCAAGATGGCGGCAATTTTGCCTCCAAGTCCCAAGGAACCTCCAAACTTTGAAAGCTCCTAAATTCACGTCCTAATTTCACTTCCTACAACGACGACGGAATCTCGGTCGGTgtcgagtgcgaatggttgctttgtttctgtgtgccgtGCGAtggcctggcgaccagttccgggtgtcgcccccgcccgaagatagccgggtgggccccagcacgcccgcgacccccgtgaggagaagcggaacggaagatgaatggacggatggatggatggatggatggatggattatatctCCTATAAGAATCTTTCCGAGCAGCCCGAAAATGCGTTTTTGCTTTCGGGGTGTAAAAACGTCTCCGGGGTGACGTCACCACCTGCTGGACATGAGGAGAATGCAGAGGCTTATGTGACGTCATCGCGAGGAGAGCCTGCGCACCGGAACCGAACACGCGGGCGGGCGCGCACGGGAGAGAAGGAGGTGAGCTCCGGCAAAGATGGCGCGCTGGCTCCGTTTGGACTTTCCTCGGGGAGGATTGGAACCTGCACCCCGAAGTCCGGCCACTATTTTGTGGTTCAGGGTCCCCGCGTGAGGGCGTGCGGACGGAAACTTGTCCAAGTTCTCGGGACAACAAGGTCGGTGATGACGTGCACGCGCGAGAGCTTTTCAAGTCAGAACTTGTGATTGGTCCAAAAAGTCTTCGTCCCACTTCGCTCCATTTCatgatgatttgatttgatttgatatattttatacttttttttctgtcttttgtgTCAACTCGGTGTTTGTTTCTCGCTGTGCGCACGTGGTGGATTGGTGACGTCAAGACCCAGTACATTTCCTGTTCTTGTCGAAACTTAAAGACTGCACGTGACTCACCGCAACATGACAACAGGCTTAACAAATAAGAAAACGTTGACTGacgaatgtgagtgccaatggttgttgtttctatgtgccctgcgattggctggcgaccagttgagggtgtaccccgccccctggcCGATGATGGctaggatgggctccagcacgcccgccacccgcgtgaggagaagcgataaGGAAAATGATGGGAATATCTTGTACGACGAATCAGTTCAGTACAAAACCTCATGCCCGTAGAAACAACAACCGGTTTTGTATTGCAGATGTTTTAGTTTTTCatatattcaatatttattgttttgatgaGTTTTATTGTGTTACATATAATTGCATTagatttaataacattttatttcaacgaATGCACGTGtaatgttgatgatgatgattattgttgttatatttttcctttttgtccGCTCGTCCTCAAGGGGAAGTGATAAGTTTTTGATGAAGTCGTAACAAACATTCGAGTATACATAAAGTATACACCACAATAATTATATCAATAATATAGTTGAACTTATCTTTTaaagtcattcattttcatatttacGTTTCATTTGTACGATTGAAATTGCTTTAGTTATTTATATTTCCCGTTTATATTTTCATTATCTTGTAATGAATTTGTCAAATGTTTCAAATACTTCCCACTTTTGTTTGcatcttttatttgtattattgactccccccaaaaattacttTCGTTGTAATTTCTTCAACCTGAAAATGACGagtagaatcagaatcagaatcgtctgaATGTCCCTCAGTCTCCTCAAGGTCGCGCTGACTTTGATGAgtcgtaaaaaaacaaaacaaaacaaaaacaaaaaccttcaaatgtaaaatgtcgCCTTCCCTCCTCAGTTGTCTTTGTGGGGCTCTCGCTCCCCTGTGTGGCCTGCCAGCGCCcactcgtcgtcgtcgtcttcttcatcttcatcatcctcgtcGGCCCACATGGCCAAAGGGGCGGGGCCACCGCACGGCTCGGACCCGGGTCCGAGCGAATCCGACGTGCGTCGCTGTGAGGAGGCCTGCCGGGGCGGGGACTTCGCCCTGGCGGCGCGGCTGTGCACGGAGGCCCTGGCGGCGGACCCCCTCAACTGCGTGGCGTACAGCGCCCGCTCGGCGGCCCACCTCGGCCTGGGTCGCTACCGCCGGGCCCTGCGCGACGCCAACAAGGCCCGAGACATCAACCCCAAGTGGACGCAGGTACGCCCTCAAAAGTCCTTACCGCTGCTCTGACGTCAGACTGACATCAGTTTGGCTCGTCACGATTTTGGGGGGGAGGtcataaaagtagtgctttgccgccatatTCTGACATCCTGGTGCAAAGGAACTATAGTGTAGTTAgttaaggagcttcatttagacacaaGGAGTTCTTTGCTGCTGTTTTGTGGCATCTGGGTGCTAAGGAACTCTGTTGAAGTCAGTCGAGGAGCTTCGTTTACACAAAAGTAGCCCTTTGTCACCATCTCGTGGCACCAAGGAACTATCTTAATTTGAGTTGACAactttcatttagacaaaagtcgTGCTTTTTCAACATCTTGTGGCGTCTTGACAtcgaggaactatgttgacgtgagctgaagagcttcatttaggCAGAAGTAGTGCTTTGTTGCCATCTGGTGATGTCTTGATGccgaggaactatgttgaagagaGTTGACGAGGTTGATTTAGACGAAAgtagtgggttttttttgccaTCTCGTGGCATATTGgcaccaaggaactatgttgacgtgagttgaggagcttcatctAGACAAACGTCGTGCTTTGTTGCATCTATAGGCAATCATGTACCTTTTTGGGGAAGCAGCAATTACTCAACAAAACCCGACTGAATCTGGCAGAGCAATAAGATTCGCACCGACAGTCGCAAACATCACGCACACGACCGCCACCGGGTCGTGTGCGGCTACGCTAACTAGCCCCCGCAGCGAGGTGTCAGTCGCAAAGCAGCCCGAAACCGTCGTCATTGCCATACATCGTGTCATTTTCGATTGCGGAACGTACAGCATTGCGGCGTAAGTCGAGATGACGCGGCGAAATGTGACAACAGGCCTCGTTATCTGTGCCCTTCTTGTGTTACGGTGACGTATGCCGGCGCTGTCGTTAAAATATCACAATAATTCAATGAAATAATGCTCTGCACGAAGTGCATGACACACAAAAGTCACATCACAGAGTGTACAagatggcgtgtgtgtgtgtgcgtgtgagacttgacttccttcctccctccgtGACAGAGAATGGAcggaagtgtgttttttttctactccGGCGCTTAGCCTCGACTCTTAAAGACAATAACAGAAGCCGCTTTCctttgtgcgcgtgcgtgcgtgtttgcgtgtgttCGCAGCCCGGCCTTTTGATTCGCCGCATTGGAAGTCAACAGAAGAAGAAATCACCCAAAAGTTTTGGAGAAGTTTGTTTCCACTTCACTTTTTCCCAGTGACTTTtattacacacacagacacacacacgcacacacagctgtTCGTGGGAACGGACGGGCgtgcccgcccgcccgcccccaACATCCCTCGtcgttgtgtgttttgtattgAAAGCGCCGCATTGCGTAATCCGAGCGGGGCGTCCGGACGCTGGCCGCGAGGCATTGTGGGTCATCGGGCGGCGCCGCCTCGGGGCCTGCCCTGTCATTAGCGCCGGAGCGGCACCACGTTGGCACCACAACGCGGGACGGCGGCCCGCGTGAGATTACAGAGCGTTCGGCCACGGTCTGGCTCTCCGCACGACCGGTTTCGTACACCACTTCGACTCTATTCATCCGTTTGGAGCTCGTCTTCATTACGGTGGCgggtgagaagcggggtacacccttaaccggTCACCAAACTAAAATGGCCTTTGCCCTCTTTACACTTTATACCTTTTACATTTTCCTGAAGCTCATGACCACCCAGTGACAACATCATCccatcagccaatcagagctCACTTGTGGCTGGCTGCGATTGCCTAGCATGACGTTCACTTTGACCTTTGTTGGCTATTTTGTAACGTGAAGCCTAACCCCGCGCGAGTGTGCGTGAGAGAGAAGATGGGAGGGGCGGGGTCAGAGTATCGGGCCAGCCTATCAGGTTTCGGCGTCGGTCTTGAGCGAGCGGCGGCAGAAGCCGAGCGAGCGAGCAGGTAAAGCTGCGAGCGTGAAGTCGGGCTGGCGTCGGAAGCGGACGGCGAAATGAACGTGTGACGGCGAGACGCGCGACTGCGACGTGCCGGAACATGATGAAATGGCAACCCCGCGGGAAGGTCGGTCCACGTCTGCTTCGTCGTCACAgaaggtgccttgagatacgagtgacccgacttaagaGTTTTTCAAGAGCCGTCTTTTGGGAAAATTCTTTTGGTCGGACTTGCGAGCGGTGAACTCAAGTTGTAGTCGGTGTTAGGTCGCCGTCTGCGTCAGCTCACGGTTGACGTCGGGTGGTAGTCGAAGTCACGTGGTGGTCGGTCGGGTCCTAGTCGGCATCAGGTCCAAGTTGGCTTCGGGTCGTAGTCGGTGGAAGGCGGGACACAAGCTGCTCTGTGATTGAATTACTCTCAATTTTGTCGTATGTACGTGATCATTTAATTTTCACCCTCTGCAGGCCTACTTCCGCCAGGCGGTGGCGCTGCAGCACCTCGGTCGCCACGGAGATGCCCTGGCAGCGTTTGCCTCTGGCGTGGCCCAGGACCCCAAGAATCTGCAGCTCCTTACGGGAATGGTGGAGGCCGCCATGAAGTCGCCCCTCAGAGGTTAGCTCGTCTCCGACTTGCCCCCCACCAACGCACGAGCTGACGGACATGTTGTCCAAACCGCCCCTTCTCCAGAGTCTCTGGCACCTACCTACCGTCAGCTGTGCGCCATGAAACTGGAACGCAGCCCCTTCATGGTGGTGTCACTGATTGGCCAGGAGTTGCTGACACATGGATtccacgccgccgccgcagAAGCGCTGGAGGCGGCGCTGCAGATCGGCACGTGCTCGCTGAAGATGCGTGGCTCCGTCTTCTCGGCGCTCAGCGCGGCGTACTGGTCACTAGGCTACACAGAGAAGAGCCTGGACTACATACAGCAGGACCTGGATGTGGCCCGCACCTTAGGCGAGTGTCAAATCTTGGCACTGTCAAACCTTGTCAACGTCAGGTCGTAATCAGTGTCAGGCTGTATCAAAATCAGTTCATAGTCAGCGTCAGGTCGTAGTCAGAGTCGGGTCTTAGTCCGCATTAGGTCTTGGTGTCAGGACAGGGACGGGTTGTAATCTGCGCCGGGTCATAGTCGGCGTCAGGTCATAGTCAGTTTTAGGTCCAGGACATGGGCGTGGCCCTCACTCTAGGTGAGCGTTAGCCACGGCTGGATGGCGAATGTGAACCTCCTccttgactttggtgcaggtgATCAGACGGGTGAATGCCGTGCCCATGGCAACCTTGGCTCCGCCTTCTTCTCCAAAGGCAGATATCGAGAGGCGCTGGCCAATCACAGGCAACAACTGGTTCTGGCCATGAAGCTCAAGCATAAAGAGGTTTGTGGTCACATGCGACCGCCAACATGGCTGCCGCTTTGTCCCATTGTGAATGTTAGCCTATTAGCGTGCTGCTAATGGATGGATCAGAATGTTGTTGATTTACATTTCAGTTAAAAAGGAACATTAGAGGTGATCCATAGCTGTCATGCTAATGTTTCTGTTAAAGAAATAGCTGAAGTTAGCAGAACTAGCATGCTAATTGCGGGTGTTGTTACGACCTCAGGGAGCGTCCGATGCCCTCGGCGCTTTGGGCCATGTGTACACGGCCATCGGCGACTACCCCAACGCGCTAGCTAGCCACAAGCAATGTGTCGCGCtggccagacaaaatggttgcCAGCTCTCAGAGGCCCGCCAGCTGGGCAACATGGGTGCCGTGTACACCGCCATGGGGGACGCCACCGGCGCACTGCGGTGCCACCAGCAACACTTGGATATCGCTGAGGTGCGACCCATCACAACAATCATCTTCAATGTTCTTTCCTGTAAACTAATGCAAGTCAGTGGTCTGAATTTCAGAAAGTCACAGCCTACAAAGTGTACAATGTTAATGCCGCTCACTCACCCAcacagtgcacacacacacacacacacacacacacacacacagtgatctGATGATTAAAAATGTCTACGCCATATATAGTTACAATGTAGGTAAGCACCAACACAGTGACAGAAAGTTCCAAGACAAGGTTAGAGACCTGAGAGTCCAGATTCTGGTGCTGAGAGTCCAGACAAGTCCTGAGAGATGGCACTAGTCCCAAGAAAATGGTCTCGTCCCAGGTGAAGGTGTTGTCCTGGTTCTCTTCTAGTGAGAGGTTTCTAGCCTTGAGAGGAGCTTTGAGTCTcaatagaatcagaatcagaatcatctttatttgccaagtatgtccaaaacacacaaggaatttgtctccggtagttggagccgctctagtacaacagacagtc harbors:
- the rph3aa gene encoding rabphilin-3A isoform X5, encoding MCTRDAFRVRRVPWTMSGRGAPPRPRPDPGEELTDEEKRIIHDVLARAAEMDAVEQQRIRLLSSRLEDARRTACGDGRSACLLCGATFGPGGVTAALCVGCRKQVCRDCVARGGSTPWRLCAFCKEHREVQKRSGAWFFRGRDPRVLPGPPPANADDPDERRTGIAEAKRHRAQRTAAENQVPTASGGQIRHGTRPAANPAGVEEDEDAEDSDDATTRGCLEFSLLYEQERRQLQCCVIKAKGLKPMDSNGLSDPYVKLHLLPGASKSNKLRTKTLKNTLNPTWNETLVYHGITDEEMSRKTLRYHRLVRRLNCAIRVVTVVKVALYLCTFTFNVVRVVFVLRAVGERRGQVRTQRLHRGDASGAEEAQVQPEEEIQRVLGESYPGGRGRGRRGARSHPGFPALRQPTGSSDRGRGPLRPPGRHGRQRILGPFCQSVRRAHVRRDTTSETPIVAEFTFSSSSLSPFPFTILLIRSPSSRHPHVVPLRCLKPDMGKKGKNKTQTKKKTLNPEFQEVCRISSKGVQL